A stretch of the Bacillus anthracis str. Vollum genome encodes the following:
- a CDS encoding helix-turn-helix transcriptional regulator → MLHNKIVVCRAEKGWTQEELATRVGVSRQTIATLEKNKYNPSLILAFKIANAFEKPLTDVFDYLEE, encoded by the coding sequence TTGTTGCATAATAAAATTGTAGTTTGTCGAGCAGAAAAAGGTTGGACCCAAGAAGAACTGGCAACAAGAGTGGGAGTTAGTCGTCAAACTATCGCTACTCTTGAAAAGAATAAATATAACCCTTCTCTAATTCTTGCCTTTAAAATCGCAAATGCATTTGAAAAGCCGTTAACCGACGTATTTGATTATCTAGAGGAGTGA
- a CDS encoding F390 synthetase-related protein, whose amino-acid sequence MNKLRILKQYLKTKYGLRFSNRKQLEQFHKRQIEKQLLFTIEASPFYRQLYKPFLHEIEKGNLSALPIIDKEVMMEHFDTLNTVHISKKEAFHVAFEAEKTRNFSPTICNITVGLSSGTSGNRGVFLVSEEEQTLWAGSIIGKVLPSSILHKHTIAFFLRANSNLYEATKNKRISFHFFDLLDSFQQHITRLNEVKPSILIAPPSMLRKIAYWQQEGLITICPKKIISVAEVLEDIDRDFISATFKQTVHQVYQCTEGFLATTCKQGTLHMNEDLVHIEKEYLDQEKGIFVPIITDFMRKTQPIIRYRLNDILIEKKTPCSCGSPFLALERIDGRCDDIFIGISEVDHSEIFIFPDFIRRAILFASSDIQEFKVIQHSVDKIEMKLKALPENLELCQSKVMQELHTLWSTKKCAIPHFFFSHYDIQVYDKKLKRIESFVRRGEHK is encoded by the coding sequence ATGAATAAACTACGGATTCTCAAGCAATACTTGAAAACAAAATATGGCTTGAGATTTTCAAATCGCAAACAATTGGAACAGTTTCATAAACGACAAATAGAAAAACAACTTTTGTTCACGATAGAGGCGTCGCCTTTTTATCGCCAGTTATATAAGCCGTTTTTACATGAAATTGAAAAAGGGAATTTGTCTGCACTCCCCATTATTGATAAAGAAGTAATGATGGAACATTTTGATACACTAAATACAGTACATATTTCAAAGAAAGAAGCGTTTCATGTAGCATTTGAAGCAGAGAAGACCCGGAATTTCTCACCAACCATTTGTAATATAACTGTCGGTTTATCATCGGGCACTAGTGGAAATCGTGGGGTTTTTCTCGTTTCCGAGGAAGAACAAACGTTGTGGGCTGGCTCGATTATTGGAAAGGTGCTTCCTTCTAGCATTCTACATAAACACACGATTGCTTTTTTCTTACGTGCAAATAGCAATTTATACGAAGCGACAAAAAATAAGCGAATCTCATTTCATTTTTTTGATTTACTAGATTCGTTTCAACAGCATATCACGCGATTAAATGAAGTAAAGCCATCTATTTTAATTGCACCTCCGTCTATGTTAAGGAAAATTGCTTACTGGCAGCAAGAAGGACTGATTACAATTTGTCCTAAGAAAATTATCTCTGTAGCAGAAGTTCTTGAAGATATTGATAGAGACTTTATTTCTGCAACTTTCAAGCAGACAGTACACCAAGTTTACCAATGTACAGAAGGTTTTCTTGCTACCACCTGCAAGCAGGGGACATTACACATGAATGAAGACCTCGTTCATATTGAAAAAGAATACTTAGATCAAGAGAAAGGGATATTTGTTCCCATTATTACTGATTTCATGAGGAAAACACAGCCGATTATACGATATCGTCTCAATGACATATTAATTGAGAAAAAGACGCCGTGCAGCTGTGGCTCACCTTTCTTAGCATTAGAACGTATTGATGGTCGATGTGATGATATATTTATTGGAATAAGTGAAGTGGATCATAGCGAAATATTTATTTTTCCAGATTTCATTAGAAGAGCAATTTTGTTTGCATCTAGTGACATTCAAGAATTTAAAGTAATACAACATAGCGTAGACAAAATTGAAATGAAACTTAAAGCACTACCTGAAAATCTCGAATTATGTCAATCAAAGGTAATGCAAGAATTACATACACTATGGTCTACTAAAAAGTGTGCGATACCACATTTTTTCTTTTCACATTACGATATTCAAGTATATGATAAAAAATTAAAAAGAATAGAAAGTTTTGTAAGGCGTGGTGAACATAAATGA
- a CDS encoding MBL fold metallo-hydrolase yields the protein MKIKSLKLYDTGYCTHPEKIAYSKGSWKQICFPATVGLLQHPELGYILFDTGYAEHFKEATKKFPYSVYAKLTPVHFTEEQSIKQQLLLDGIQPEEIKYIILSHFHGNHTAGLPDFPKAKILTFAKAYEDIKKRSKFGALLKGCLKDTLPVDLEQRMSFIDQTPSLNLPSTYGKFEEGYDVFDDGSLFAVDLTGHATGQFGIFVHLQSNKIVFLCADAVWLSKTYQNLFFPSKVANLLTSDPKSYRKNIEKLYHLSQTSPEIEIVPTHCEHTWDKIKAGVYYE from the coding sequence ATGAAAATCAAATCTTTAAAGCTATATGATACAGGATATTGTACACATCCAGAAAAAATTGCATACTCCAAGGGCAGTTGGAAACAAATCTGTTTTCCAGCAACAGTAGGATTACTCCAGCATCCAGAATTAGGATATATTTTATTTGATACTGGATATGCAGAACACTTTAAAGAAGCGACAAAAAAATTCCCTTACTCTGTATATGCAAAACTGACGCCTGTTCATTTTACGGAAGAGCAATCTATTAAACAGCAACTTCTTCTTGATGGTATTCAGCCAGAAGAAATTAAATATATTATTCTTTCTCATTTTCATGGCAATCATACAGCGGGTTTACCCGATTTTCCAAAAGCAAAAATATTAACCTTCGCAAAAGCTTATGAGGATATTAAAAAGAGAAGTAAATTTGGTGCTCTATTAAAAGGGTGTTTAAAAGATACACTGCCGGTGGATTTAGAGCAGAGGATGTCATTCATTGATCAAACTCCATCCCTTAACTTACCTTCTACATATGGAAAGTTTGAAGAGGGCTATGATGTATTTGATGATGGCTCATTATTTGCTGTTGACTTAACAGGACATGCAACTGGTCAATTTGGTATATTCGTCCATTTACAGAGTAATAAAATTGTCTTTCTTTGTGCAGACGCAGTGTGGCTCAGTAAAACGTATCAAAATCTTTTCTTTCCTAGTAAGGTTGCGAACCTTTTAACGAGCGACCCAAAATCTTACCGAAAGAATATTGAGAAGTTATACCATTTATCACAAACATCACCTGAGATTGAAATTGTACCAACTCATTGTGAACATACATGGGATAAAATTAAAGCAGGGGTGTACTATGAATAA
- a CDS encoding NAD-dependent epimerase/dehydratase family protein, with amino-acid sequence MKMLVTGGTGFLGQKLAFRLKNMGYEVTATGRNKTIGKVLEQNGIKFVHCPLEDRERVLQVCKDKDYIFHSGAHSSPWGKYEDFYNANVLGTKHIIEGSQKYGIKRLIHVSTPSIYFYYDERQNVVENAKLPDTFVNHYATTKYMAEQAIDQAFAHGLPVITIRPRALFGPGDNAILPRLIKVCEKGALPRIGTENVLVDITYVENVVDALLLCMHSPKHTLGQKYNITNDERINLYEVIENVMKRLDKEVRYKKISYKTAFTLAAILEGISKTILFGKEPILTKYTVSVLSKSQTLSIDKAKEELGYAPKVSIEEGITKFVDWWKTQ; translated from the coding sequence ATGAAAATGCTAGTAACTGGTGGAACGGGCTTTCTCGGACAAAAACTCGCCTTTCGACTGAAGAATATGGGCTATGAAGTAACGGCAACGGGAAGAAATAAAACAATCGGTAAGGTATTAGAACAAAATGGAATCAAGTTTGTTCATTGTCCTCTTGAAGACAGGGAGCGTGTGCTACAAGTTTGTAAAGATAAAGATTATATCTTTCATAGCGGTGCACATTCTTCCCCTTGGGGCAAATATGAAGATTTTTATAATGCAAATGTGTTAGGAACGAAACATATTATCGAGGGAAGTCAAAAGTACGGTATAAAACGCCTTATCCACGTATCAACACCAAGCATTTATTTCTATTATGATGAGCGACAAAATGTAGTAGAAAATGCGAAACTTCCTGATACGTTTGTAAATCACTATGCAACAACGAAGTACATGGCTGAACAAGCTATTGATCAAGCTTTCGCGCATGGTTTACCAGTTATCACAATACGCCCGCGCGCTTTATTTGGACCAGGAGATAACGCGATTCTTCCGCGTCTTATTAAAGTATGTGAAAAAGGGGCTTTGCCGAGAATTGGTACAGAAAATGTTCTTGTGGATATTACGTATGTTGAGAATGTTGTAGATGCTTTACTTCTTTGTATGCATTCCCCAAAACATACATTAGGGCAAAAGTACAATATAACAAATGACGAACGTATCAATTTATATGAGGTCATAGAAAATGTAATGAAGCGCCTTGATAAGGAAGTACGATATAAAAAAATTTCCTACAAAACTGCTTTTACACTAGCGGCTATATTAGAAGGAATCTCAAAAACTATTTTATTCGGAAAAGAACCTATTCTTACAAAGTATACTGTTAGTGTCCTTTCAAAAAGCCAGACGTTAAGTATTGATAAAGCTAAAGAAGAACTAGGATATGCTCCAAAGGTCAGTATAGAAGAAGGAATTACAAAATTTGTAGACTGGTGGAAAACACAATGA
- a CDS encoding beta-ketoacyl-ACP synthase III, with amino-acid sequence MKRYISIKGIGTYLPKRKVDSLEIDQMLDVPEGWTLKKAGVKTRYFVDGETSSYMGAEAAKKAVEDAKLTWDDIDCIICGSGTIQQAIPSTASLIQEQLGLQHSGIPCFDINSTCLSFITALDTISYAIECGRYKNVVIISSEISSVGLNWGQNESSILFGDGAAAVVITKGDHSSSIIASHMETYSSGAHLSEIRGGGTMIHPREYSEERKEDFLFDMNGRAIFKLSSKYLMKFIDKLLMDTGYSLADIDLIVPHQASGPAMRLIRKKLGVDEERFMTIFEDYGNMISASIPVALFEAIKQKKVQRGNKILLLGTSAGLSIGGILLEY; translated from the coding sequence ATGAAAAGATATATTAGTATAAAAGGAATTGGCACATATCTTCCAAAACGAAAAGTAGATTCTCTTGAAATAGATCAAATGTTAGACGTACCAGAAGGCTGGACATTAAAAAAAGCTGGGGTAAAAACACGATACTTTGTTGATGGGGAAACGTCTTCTTATATGGGGGCTGAGGCTGCAAAAAAAGCTGTAGAAGATGCGAAGTTAACATGGGATGATATCGATTGTATTATTTGCGGAAGCGGAACGATTCAACAGGCGATTCCTTCTACTGCATCACTTATTCAAGAACAGCTCGGGCTACAGCATTCTGGTATTCCATGTTTTGATATCAATTCAACATGTTTAAGTTTCATAACAGCACTTGATACAATTTCATACGCAATTGAATGCGGGAGATACAAAAATGTTGTTATTATTTCTTCTGAAATTTCTTCTGTTGGATTAAATTGGGGACAAAATGAAAGCAGTATTTTATTCGGTGACGGTGCGGCAGCTGTTGTCATAACAAAAGGCGATCATTCATCTTCTATTATTGCTTCCCATATGGAAACATATAGCTCTGGTGCGCATTTATCAGAAATTCGTGGCGGTGGAACGATGATTCATCCTAGGGAGTATAGTGAGGAACGAAAAGAAGACTTCTTGTTCGATATGAATGGAAGAGCTATTTTTAAACTATCTTCTAAGTATTTAATGAAGTTTATCGACAAGCTCCTTATGGATACTGGTTATTCTCTAGCCGATATTGATTTAATTGTTCCTCACCAAGCAAGTGGACCAGCTATGAGACTCATTCGTAAAAAATTAGGGGTAGATGAAGAACGCTTTATGACTATTTTTGAAGATTATGGCAATATGATTTCCGCATCTATTCCAGTCGCTCTTTTCGAAGCGATTAAGCAAAAGAAAGTGCAACGTGGAAATAAAATATTATTATTAGGCACTTCTGCGGGACTTTCTATCGGGGGCATCCTTCTTGAATACTAA
- a CDS encoding class I SAM-dependent methyltransferase yields MKKGEASITSLVSAFGRAYHSEFDNPKIFDDYVAKEFISQKERNDIEMNMVQGIHFFNTDIAQQFQDNPQEILKWITQVQLSPTPLARAAYCERVLLHEVALGAKQYVILGAGIDTFSFRHRELENKIEIFEVDHPSTQQFKKERIEEAEFEIPNNLHFISMDFTKGFSYEQLQNEGFENKKTFFSLLGVTYYLTKEELSSLIECLFVMVPEGSSIVFDYPDENLFTEKGLSNRVENMVKMAAIGGEPMKSCFSYAEMEALLEKAGLLIYEHLSPEDINTFYFEGRNDYLKAFETVHYVHAVKK; encoded by the coding sequence GTGAAAAAAGGTGAAGCAAGTATAACGTCGTTAGTATCAGCTTTCGGAAGGGCATATCATAGTGAATTTGATAATCCAAAAATCTTTGATGATTATGTAGCTAAAGAGTTCATTTCTCAAAAAGAACGTAACGACATTGAAATGAATATGGTTCAAGGGATACATTTTTTCAATACAGACATTGCACAGCAGTTTCAAGATAATCCACAAGAAATATTAAAATGGATTACACAAGTGCAATTATCACCAACACCTTTAGCACGTGCGGCATATTGTGAAAGAGTATTACTACATGAAGTTGCACTAGGCGCGAAACAATACGTCATACTCGGTGCCGGCATAGATACGTTCAGTTTTAGACACCGAGAATTAGAAAATAAAATAGAAATATTTGAAGTGGATCATCCTTCTACACAGCAGTTTAAGAAGGAGAGAATAGAAGAAGCAGAGTTTGAAATTCCAAACAACCTTCATTTTATTTCGATGGATTTCACGAAAGGATTTTCCTATGAACAGTTACAGAATGAAGGATTTGAAAATAAAAAGACGTTCTTTAGTTTATTAGGTGTAACGTACTATTTAACGAAAGAGGAACTTTCTAGTTTAATAGAATGCCTATTTGTGATGGTTCCAGAAGGGAGCTCTATCGTTTTCGATTATCCAGATGAAAACTTATTTACAGAAAAGGGACTGTCCAATCGAGTGGAAAATATGGTGAAAATGGCTGCAATAGGCGGAGAACCGATGAAATCATGTTTTTCTTATGCCGAAATGGAAGCACTGTTAGAGAAGGCGGGCTTACTCATTTATGAGCATTTATCGCCAGAAGACATAAATACATTCTATTTTGAAGGACGAAACGATTATTTAAAAGCTTTCGAGACGGTGCATTATGTGCATGCGGTGAAAAAGTAG
- a CDS encoding AAA family ATPase has translation MKRFVIITVGKTHSGKTTFARELEKEFPHSFVMDQDNQAEFINSHYEKLQPAEGTNTFKHGLSKFIVDYAKEHTSLHLIICNSNRSKNGRLYLLNELFPPNEYVRILVHFDVPDNVLYERVARSTRSTNIFRGSYSSFKEVLDRQQAESFHEDVVDPVENEADYLFVIRNSKDIHFTIEEIVHLAEVLSPTPK, from the coding sequence ATGAAACGATTCGTCATTATTACAGTAGGAAAAACACACAGCGGAAAAACTACATTTGCAAGAGAATTAGAAAAAGAGTTCCCTCACTCTTTCGTTATGGATCAAGATAACCAAGCAGAATTTATTAACTCGCATTATGAAAAATTACAACCAGCTGAAGGCACTAATACATTTAAGCACGGTCTTTCTAAATTCATTGTTGATTATGCGAAAGAACATACGAGTTTACACCTTATTATTTGCAACTCCAATCGCAGTAAAAACGGAAGACTATATTTACTAAATGAATTATTTCCGCCAAATGAATATGTACGTATACTCGTTCACTTTGACGTCCCAGATAATGTACTTTACGAAAGAGTGGCTCGAAGCACGCGAAGTACGAATATTTTTAGAGGTAGCTACTCTAGTTTCAAAGAAGTACTCGATCGGCAACAAGCTGAATCATTTCACGAAGATGTCGTGGATCCTGTAGAAAACGAGGCTGATTATTTGTTTGTTATTCGCAATAGTAAAGATATACACTTTACTATTGAAGAAATTGTTCATCTTGCTGAAGTTTTGTCCCCTACTCCAAAATAA
- a CDS encoding LPXTG cell wall anchor domain-containing protein has product MKTKQTIAASTLALAMIAGANSAHAEVNDATPQQSTGDRLAEIKQHKQELDAKLQQHKENVDQTLNELNKVKENVDTKVNELHERKQVADEKINEIKQHKQELDAKLQQDKQIAEDKIAEIKEHKKQVEDKVAEVKEHKQNIDNKVNEIKEHKQTVDEKVNEMKQHKENIDQKVNELKEVKKQVDEKLAELKKAKQTAEDKLAELKENKPNTGNTLEELKKIKSNLDSLSANLELAKQDVKNKLAALQEARQDLINKINEIKQSKQTVSDDLSKKKQDLDIKINDFKHTEKKIDDKLAEIHTTKQNIDNKINEVSQSKQTETKTGTTNANNNARELPNAGSKQSNNMALGMLSVLGGILLVTRNKIKTLFSK; this is encoded by the coding sequence ATGAAAACAAAACAAACAATTGCTGCGTCTACACTAGCTTTAGCAATGATTGCTGGCGCAAACTCTGCTCATGCAGAAGTAAATGATGCTACTCCTCAGCAAAGTACGGGAGATCGATTAGCTGAAATTAAGCAACATAAACAAGAGTTAGATGCGAAATTGCAGCAACACAAAGAAAACGTGGATCAAACATTGAATGAACTTAACAAGGTTAAGGAAAATGTTGATACGAAGGTGAATGAACTACATGAACGTAAACAAGTTGCTGATGAAAAAATTAATGAGATTAAACAACATAAACAAGAATTAGATGCAAAACTTCAGCAAGACAAACAAATCGCCGAAGATAAAATCGCGGAAATAAAAGAGCATAAAAAACAAGTAGAAGATAAAGTTGCTGAAGTAAAAGAGCATAAGCAAAATATCGATAACAAAGTGAATGAGATTAAAGAACATAAACAAACTGTCGATGAAAAAGTGAATGAAATGAAGCAACATAAAGAGAACATCGATCAAAAGGTTAATGAACTTAAGGAAGTTAAAAAACAAGTAGATGAAAAGTTAGCTGAGTTAAAGAAAGCGAAACAAACTGCTGAGGACAAACTTGCTGAGCTAAAAGAAAACAAACCGAATACTGGTAACACGTTAGAAGAGCTTAAGAAAATTAAAAGCAATTTAGATAGCCTTTCCGCTAACTTAGAACTAGCTAAACAAGATGTGAAAAACAAACTAGCTGCATTACAAGAAGCTAGACAAGATTTAATCAATAAAATTAATGAGATTAAGCAATCGAAACAAACTGTTTCAGACGATTTATCGAAGAAAAAACAAGACTTAGATATTAAAATCAACGACTTTAAACATACTGAGAAAAAAATTGATGACAAATTAGCTGAGATACATACAACGAAGCAAAATATAGATAACAAGATCAATGAAGTATCTCAATCGAAACAAACAGAAACAAAGACTGGTACTACAAATGCAAACAATAATGCTAGAGAACTTCCTAACGCTGGTAGTAAGCAATCAAATAATATGGCTTTAGGTATGTTATCTGTATTAGGCGGGATTTTATTAGTAACACGAAATAAAATTAAAACGTTATTCTCAAAATAA
- a CDS encoding ABC transporter ATP-binding protein, translating into MTSLLKLDKVSKVYGEGNTEVTALHPISLDVKAGEFIGIVGPSGSGKSTLLSIAGALLSPSKGDIYIREQNITKLSEKEMTDIRLKKIGFIFQFANLVPYLNVKEQLLYIAKLKKENKQESEKRADHLLAAFGLGERKNHYPNQLSGGEKQRVAIARAFMNNPDLILADEPTASLDSKRAREVVEMMKREVKESKKAAIMITHDERMLDVCDRILTLRDGQLI; encoded by the coding sequence ATGACTTCATTATTAAAATTAGACAAAGTAAGTAAAGTGTACGGAGAAGGGAATACGGAAGTAACAGCCCTTCATCCGATATCGCTTGATGTAAAAGCTGGAGAATTTATCGGAATCGTCGGTCCTTCTGGATCAGGGAAAAGTACGTTATTATCAATCGCGGGTGCATTACTATCACCATCAAAAGGGGATATATACATTCGTGAGCAAAATATTACGAAGTTATCAGAAAAGGAAATGACAGACATTCGTTTGAAAAAAATCGGCTTCATTTTCCAGTTTGCAAACCTTGTTCCATATTTAAATGTAAAAGAGCAATTACTGTACATTGCAAAGCTGAAAAAAGAAAACAAACAAGAATCAGAAAAGCGTGCGGATCATTTATTAGCGGCATTTGGATTAGGAGAAAGAAAAAATCATTATCCAAATCAACTGTCTGGCGGGGAAAAGCAAAGGGTAGCAATCGCTCGTGCGTTCATGAACAACCCAGATTTAATATTAGCAGATGAACCAACGGCAAGCTTAGACTCAAAACGCGCACGTGAAGTCGTAGAAATGATGAAACGCGAAGTGAAAGAAAGCAAAAAAGCAGCTATTATGATTACACATGATGAAAGAATGCTTGATGTATGTGATCGTATATTGACGCTTCGAGATGGACAGTTAATATAA
- a CDS encoding ABC transporter permease: protein MFLALRELKQSKLRYGLIGLIMVLLSFLVLVISGLANGLSYDNASSIQNMEANKFVLADDAENKLLRSQIKKDDVDNVVNQASEKEAVPFRVKVSTYEKKDSSKKVDIAIFSSERDTFLEPNIVKGEKLGTANNEMVADESIKEKGIDIGDTIIDPVSKKEFTIVGFTKDQMFSHTPVVYVNEDVWGAITQPNQKDYSAIALNTDKEIKNAHVINKKEVLQSIPGFKEEQGTLTMIIAFLLVIAALLIGVFFYVITLQKTQQLGVLKAIGTKNSYLANSLVVQALFLSVVAMGISIVLVQGLEQILPAGMPFLLTAPMIAQYAAIFIVISILGTLISLYQVLKVDALEAIGGGM from the coding sequence ATGTTTTTAGCTCTGCGTGAATTGAAACAATCAAAATTAAGATACGGATTAATCGGATTGATTATGGTGTTATTATCATTTTTAGTCCTCGTTATTTCAGGATTAGCAAATGGATTATCATATGATAATGCTTCATCGATTCAAAATATGGAGGCAAATAAGTTCGTTTTAGCAGATGATGCGGAAAATAAATTACTTCGTTCACAAATTAAGAAAGACGATGTAGATAACGTAGTCAATCAAGCAAGCGAGAAAGAGGCCGTTCCGTTTCGCGTGAAAGTTTCAACGTATGAAAAGAAAGATAGTTCGAAAAAAGTGGATATCGCTATTTTCTCAAGTGAACGCGATACATTTTTAGAACCGAACATTGTAAAAGGTGAGAAATTAGGTACAGCAAATAATGAAATGGTTGCTGACGAATCGATTAAAGAAAAAGGAATCGATATTGGAGATACAATTATTGATCCTGTTTCAAAGAAAGAATTTACAATCGTTGGATTTACGAAAGACCAAATGTTTAGCCATACACCAGTCGTATATGTAAATGAAGACGTATGGGGTGCTATTACACAACCGAACCAAAAAGATTATAGCGCAATTGCACTTAACACAGATAAAGAGATTAAAAATGCTCACGTTATTAATAAAAAAGAAGTACTACAAAGTATTCCAGGGTTTAAAGAAGAGCAAGGAACGTTAACGATGATCATTGCATTCTTACTAGTTATCGCTGCGTTATTAATCGGTGTATTCTTCTACGTCATTACGCTGCAAAAAACACAGCAATTAGGCGTATTAAAAGCGATTGGTACAAAGAACTCGTATTTAGCAAATAGCTTAGTCGTGCAGGCGTTATTCTTATCAGTCGTTGCGATGGGAATTAGTATTGTTCTTGTACAAGGATTAGAACAAATTTTACCGGCAGGCATGCCGTTCTTATTAACAGCACCGATGATTGCACAATATGCAGCAATCTTTATCGTCATTAGTATTTTAGGAACACTTATTTCGTTATATCAAGTATTAAAAGTTGATGCATTAGAAGCAATTGGAGGCGGGATGTAA
- a CDS encoding ArsR/SmtB family transcription factor: MKPVLTLTTYSQLKALSDPLRAEMMIRLCERPYTGQLLSEKFGISRAKIHYHLKELEKNDLIEIVYTEEKNGIVQKFYQSVAKGFTPATDLLPHLEILSESGRQIFLQMIERTKSQILAAPEEAFTLRNASEDPAKWNYVSSCWEFDATPEQFQVWVKKFYELMSELNEITKGADKDPNSKPYYISTTALQIAERTMQQFVKEEEKS; this comes from the coding sequence TTGAAGCCCGTATTAACACTAACTACTTATAGCCAACTAAAAGCATTAAGCGATCCACTACGTGCCGAAATGATGATACGTCTATGCGAACGTCCTTATACTGGACAATTACTATCTGAGAAATTCGGCATTTCAAGGGCGAAAATTCATTATCATTTAAAAGAATTAGAAAAGAATGATCTTATAGAGATTGTTTATACAGAAGAAAAGAATGGCATTGTTCAAAAGTTTTATCAATCTGTCGCTAAAGGCTTCACCCCTGCCACAGATCTATTACCTCATTTAGAAATATTAAGCGAATCAGGTCGCCAAATCTTTTTACAAATGATAGAAAGAACGAAAAGCCAAATTCTCGCTGCACCAGAGGAAGCTTTTACATTACGAAATGCAAGTGAAGACCCAGCTAAGTGGAATTACGTTTCATCTTGCTGGGAGTTTGATGCTACGCCAGAACAATTTCAAGTATGGGTAAAAAAGTTTTATGAATTGATGTCTGAATTAAACGAAATCACAAAAGGTGCAGATAAAGATCCGAATAGTAAACCTTATTATATTTCTACTACTGCACTTCAAATCGCAGAGAGAACAATGCAGCAATTTGTTAAAGAAGAAGAAAAATCGTAA